One Oryza glaberrima chromosome 10, OglaRS2, whole genome shotgun sequence DNA segment encodes these proteins:
- the LOC127752987 gene encoding uncharacterized protein LOC127752987, translating into MGERSDLCDTFKCFCGWRGRCGPNIPRIAPGTDYLAIPAAAVDDDRPRWSLLVGLTSFKVPWHNLRLHRFRVAASGRVLGDSDDLLERFLDVRPDGAAAEIFASASAHVSSRGDRLHIICKCWRLKTDGSDREYSTIPNDIRLGKKYTSLAMNLADKTLTPLGGDLPVVPGEHSSIAAGGEDWALCVERPFDKRRQRGTTILRMQRLEAAGQRWVVAAEHEFPHDYTKHKINFGGGILQGYVVVRDKILVALLGAVFFVFDCSDCTWAPVSLSGDIYDYIPFKSRAAYVEDDDTIYFIRTSTLLAYKYSPEQRSLSPPIKVATLFPFMEGEGFGYLVHLVDKVLCAVWFGNDLPCACTTGHLLITTLIVKGDWDSGCFTPRDVEILHSTCRRVEISEGGGTRKGRLGNFGFLQLYVENAYQVDPTSIHPTIGQAAYLGFEDSSNILHCCRMFLRDEEDKADVVLVDCKFPVKAHLYVIAETAYGSLIYQVSISDGKFFCHDKVLEPQRNVNSFITKKSRMDDPPSCHFVHQEQFFLCYLFSPIEKDGSD; encoded by the exons ATGGGGGAGAGGAGCGATCTATGCGACACGTTCAAGTGCTTCTGCGGCTGGCGCGGCAGATGCGGGCCCAACATCCCGCGGATCGCGCCGGGCACGGACTACCTCGCcatacccgccgccgccgtggacgacgaccggcCGCGCTGGTCGCTCCTCGTCGGCCTCACCTCCTTCAAGGTGCCGTGGCACAACCTCCGCCTCCACAGGTTCCGCGTGGCGGCGTCGGGCCGCGTCctcggcgacagcgacgacCTCCTCGAGCGCTTCCTGGACGTCCGCcctgacggcgccgccgccgagatctTTGCCAGCGCGTCGGCCCACGTGAGCAGCCGCGGCGACCGGTTGCACATCATCTGCAAATGCTGGCGCCTCAAGACCGACGGCAGCGACAGGGAGTACAGCACGATTCCGAACGACATCCGCCTGGGCAAGAAGTACACGTCGCTCGCCATGAACCTCGCCGACAAGACCCTCACCCCGCTCGGCGGCGACCTCCCCGTTGTTCCCGGCGAGCATTCCTCAATCGCGGCAGGAGGTGAGGACTGGGCACTCTGCGTGGAGCGACCTTTCGacaagcggcggcagcgggggacGACGATCCTCCGTATGcagcggctggaggcggccgggCAACGttgggtcgtcgccgccgaacACGAGTTCCCCCATGACTATACCAAGCACAAAATCAATTTCGGTGGCGGAATCCTCCAGGGCTACGTTGTCGTCCGTGACAAGATCTTAGTCGCATTGCTTGGTGCTGTCTTCTTCGTCTTTGACTGCTCTGACTGCACCTGGGCTCCGGTCTCACTCTCGGGCGACATCTACGACTATATCCCATTCAAGTCCCGGGCTGCATATGTGGAAGATGACGACACGATCTACTTCATCCGTACTAGTACTCTGCTCGCCTACAAGTATTCACCGGAGCAGCGGTCGCTTTCACCACCAATCAAGGTGGCCACCCTGTTTCCCTTCATGGAAGGGGAAGGATTTGGCTATCTCGTGCATCTAGTGGACAAGGTCCTGTGCGCCGTCTGGTTCGGCAATGATCTCCCTTGCGCCTGCACCACAGGACACCTGCTGATCACCACACTCATTGTCAAAGGCGACTGGGATTCTGGTTGTTTCACCCCCAGAGATGTGGAAATCTTGCATTCGACCTGCCGCAGAGTGGAGATATCTGAGGGTGGTGGCACACGAAAAGGACGATTGGGTAACTTCGGTTTTTTACA GTTGTATGTGGAGAATGCTTATCAAGTGGATCCAACTTCAATACATCCAACGATAGGACAGGCTGCCTACTTAGGCTTTGAAGATTCCTCAAATATTCTGCACTGTTGCAG GATGTTCCTAAGGGATGAAGAGGATAAAGCTGATGTTGTGCTTGTGGATTGTAAATTCCCAGTCAAAGCACATCTGTACGTCATAGCAGAGACTGCTTATGGTTCATTGATATATCAGGTCAGTATTTCAGATGGGAAGTTTTTCTGTCATGATAAAGTTCTGGAGCCACAACGCAATGTGAACAGCTTTATTACAAAAAAGAGCCGTATGGATGATCCTCCTTCATGTCATTTTGTTCACcaagaacaattttttttatgttatctCTTCAGCCCCATTGAAAAGGATGGATCTGATTGA
- the LOC127752956 gene encoding uncharacterized protein LOC127752956 — MSGPSGSRPRRQPRSERFLADELVGRINDLRLDENVVDNITDQQYSQHLGGYIRSFSFRYEDGAPFSQGFVYLESPLQGGIMELEATFVVLTEEEGRMIAQKVYDDSNQIYGYGGAIANIYLSAYCNKLKRWVLGYEKFECLFDSMIPNFLPFYESQSRISIFWIRIIRQVIESLSVLHGNGVMHGSLYSPQSYVLDSSSNIKLINIGRYSVAGRSTSHRDITSFFGYLGSQSCLDVSSSKDWHGFEYLYNSKEAMNNTRSCWKDSILGHPILLEPPSRLVVYKGGVCKCTLLPNALIIGK, encoded by the exons ATGTCTGGACCAAGCGGATCAAGGCCCCGAAGGCAGCCACGAAGTGAAAGATTCCTCGCTGACGAACTCGTTGGGAGAATCAATGACTTGCGCTTAGATGAAAATGTGGTTGACAACATAACTGATCAGCAATATTCG CAACATCTGGGTGGTTATATTCGGTCGTTTTCTTTTCGGTATGAGGATGGTGCCCCCTTTTCTCAAGGCTTTGTTTATCTGGAGTCACCCTTACAAGGTGGGATTATGGAACTGGAAGCGACGTTTGTTGTATTGACGGAAGAAGAAGGTAGAATGATTGCACAAAAGGTTTATGATGACAGTAACCAAATCTATGGTTATGGAGGCGCCATAGCCAATATATATTTAAGTGCCTATTGCAATAAGCTGAAGAGATGGGTATTAGGGTATGAGAAGTTTGAATGTCTTTTCGATAGTATGATACCTAACTTCCTACCATTTTATGAAAGCCAATCTAGGATTTCAATTTTCTGGATACGTATAATCAG GCAAGTTATTGAGAGCCTGTCAGTTCTGCACGGAAATGGTGTGATGCATGGCTCATTGTATTCTCCACAAAGCTATGTTCTAGATTCGAGCTCGAATATAAAGTTAATTAACATTGGGAGATACTCAGTTGCTGGTAGAAGCACCTCTCATCGTGATATCACCAGCTTCTTCGGTTATCTAGGCAGCCAAAGTTGTCTTGATGTTTCTTCTTCTAAAGACTGGCATGGATTCGAGTACTTGTACAATTCTAAGGAGGCTATGAATAATACTAG GTCTTGCTGGAAAGACTCTATCTTGGGCCACCCAATTTTGCTTGAGCCACCGTCAAGACTCGTTGTTTATAAGGGTGGCGTTTGCAAATGCACTCTACTGCCAAATGCCCTCATTATTGGGAAATGA